One segment of Manihot esculenta cultivar AM560-2 chromosome 4, M.esculenta_v8, whole genome shotgun sequence DNA contains the following:
- the LOC110613979 gene encoding protein BIC1, whose translation MGTPQKFPAFSSETNNSAAAKLSASEHGNEDSICGRERLKKHRQEVAGHVVIPESWGHENFLKDWIDCSSFDKLLAPDGISSARQSLAAQGRQKPTSNSQRFRIARC comes from the exons ATGGGAACCCCTCAAAAGTTTCCTGCATTTTCCTCAGAAACAAACAACTCAGCAGCAGCAAAATTGTCTGCAAGCGAACATGGTAATGAAGACAGTATTTGCGGACGTGAAAGATTAAAGAAACATCGACAAGAGGTGGCTGGTCATGTTGTGATTCCAGAGAGTTGGGGCCATGAAAATTTTCTTAAGGATTGGATTGATTGTTCTTCCTTCGACAAGTTATTAGCCCCAGATGGAATTTCATCTGCTCGCCAATCTCTTGCTGCTCAGGGACGACAGAAACCAACTTCCAATTCTCAACGTTTCAGGATAGCAA GATGTTGA